From a single Alphaproteobacteria bacterium genomic region:
- a CDS encoding divergent polysaccharide deacetylase family protein has translation MAVKKRTSRMSKAAIIWATVASLLLLANIAMMIGILYGHDHAQLARDASKRIEFDLEYDSAGNAQLNNLQGNPLDLKTAEAMAVLAQSNQSKDDSIPEVTPQPSEEDTLPADFTPVELPTVAPLPEQEVALTPDVTAPPPAEIPSETNANAAPASNAAPTVALAPVETQTTQGIMPTIAADGTKPWQYFAKQDYAKDSEKPRIAVVISGLGLAAISTQDAIALPPEVTLSFSPYGRDTTQTMASKAREAGHEIMLDLPMQTERFPAVDPGPYGILQDLPAQDNISRLNSIFTKARGYIGLLSTLRETISTTPDIIVPLIETIEQRGLMFIAGHTQPPAGMFRVQRTAQTPVLMTDIVLDDRITETHILNQLARAEDHARTQGHALVVGHSYPITVDLLAPWLQSLDTKGFTLVPVSAMGQK, from the coding sequence ATGGCTGTTAAAAAACGCACTTCGCGCATGAGCAAAGCCGCCATTATATGGGCAACGGTCGCTAGCCTGCTATTGCTTGCAAATATTGCTATGATGATTGGTATTTTGTACGGGCACGATCATGCACAGCTAGCCCGCGATGCATCCAAACGCATTGAGTTTGATCTGGAATATGACAGTGCAGGCAATGCCCAGCTAAATAATTTGCAAGGCAATCCACTGGATTTAAAAACCGCTGAAGCTATGGCGGTTCTAGCGCAAAGCAATCAGTCCAAAGACGATTCAATCCCTGAAGTCACCCCTCAACCCAGTGAAGAAGACACCCTTCCTGCCGATTTCACTCCAGTGGAGCTGCCTACCGTAGCGCCTTTGCCAGAGCAAGAGGTTGCACTAACACCGGATGTTACAGCGCCACCACCAGCCGAAATACCAAGTGAAACCAATGCAAATGCCGCACCTGCCAGTAACGCCGCGCCTACAGTAGCATTGGCACCGGTGGAAACTCAGACCACGCAGGGCATCATGCCAACAATCGCGGCAGATGGCACCAAGCCATGGCAATATTTTGCTAAACAGGATTATGCAAAAGATTCGGAAAAACCCCGTATTGCCGTTGTGATCAGTGGTCTTGGTCTGGCGGCCATCTCCACACAAGATGCAATTGCTTTGCCGCCTGAAGTTACCTTGTCTTTCTCTCCTTATGGGCGTGACACCACCCAAACCATGGCCAGCAAAGCGCGTGAAGCGGGACACGAAATAATGCTTGATTTGCCCATGCAGACCGAGCGCTTTCCTGCGGTGGACCCCGGCCCCTATGGAATTTTGCAAGACCTGCCTGCGCAAGATAATATTTCGCGGCTCAACAGCATTTTTACCAAAGCCCGTGGCTATATCGGATTGTTAAGTACTTTGCGAGAAACTATCTCGACTACACCCGATATTATTGTGCCATTAATCGAAACCATAGAACAGCGCGGTTTGATGTTTATTGCCGGCCACACTCAGCCACCCGCCGGTATGTTCCGCGTACAACGCACCGCACAAACGCCTGTGTTAATGACGGATATTGTGTTGGATGATCGCATTACCGAAACACATATTCTCAACCAACTTGCACGCGCCGAAGATCACGCCCGCACTCAGGGGCATGCACTGGTAGTAGGGCATTCATATCCCATTACTGTGGATTTACTCGCCCCTTGGCTGCAAAGTTTAGATACAAAAGGTTTTACTTTGGTACCTGTGAGTGCAATGGGTCAAAAATGA
- the yihA gene encoding ribosome biogenesis GTP-binding protein YihA/YsxC has translation MTQELPVSEAEYTTQQLQRGNWLFAQSCDFMLSVASLTQLPATELPEVAVVGRSNVGKSTLINALTNRNSLAKTSNTPGRTQQLNFFNLAGELILVDLPGYGYAKVPKELVEKWVRLLKKYLAGRPQLRRVYVLIDCRHGLKASDLEMMDLLDKTAVTYQLVLTKADKVKKVDQQKRMQEANVALAKRPAAYPLVLLTSAVEKSGIENMRAEIARFCD, from the coding sequence ATGACACAGGAACTGCCTGTTTCAGAAGCGGAATATACAACACAGCAACTACAGCGAGGTAACTGGCTGTTTGCGCAAAGCTGCGATTTTATGCTCAGCGTGGCTTCTTTAACGCAGTTGCCTGCAACCGAACTGCCCGAGGTAGCGGTAGTGGGGCGTTCGAATGTAGGTAAATCTACCCTCATTAATGCACTTACCAATCGTAATAGCTTAGCAAAAACCTCGAATACACCCGGACGTACCCAGCAATTAAACTTCTTTAATCTGGCGGGTGAGTTGATATTGGTAGACTTGCCGGGATATGGCTATGCCAAAGTACCGAAAGAGTTGGTGGAAAAATGGGTGCGACTGCTAAAAAAATACCTTGCAGGACGTCCTCAGCTACGTCGGGTTTATGTGCTGATAGATTGTCGCCACGGTTTGAAAGCCTCCGACCTTGAAATGATGGATTTGCTGGATAAAACGGCGGTAACATATCAACTGGTGTTGACCAAAGCCGATAAAGTGAAAAAGGTCGATCAGCAAAAACGCATGCAGGAGGCGAATGTGGCATTAGCAAAAAGACCGGCGGCGTATCCTTTGGTGTTGCTGACAAGTGCGGTTGAAAAATCCGGCATAGAAAATATGCGGGCAGAAATTGCCAGATTCTGTGACTAG
- a CDS encoding S41 family peptidase: protein MHTSTRTSSKFYHKMVRRTACGVMIAFMAAATPACAQTTPKETKLTEEQERQNTYKMLNLFGDVFDRVRKDYVVEVSDEDMVKAAINGMLTDLDPHSSYLSEKDFKEMQVQTKGEFGGLGIEVTMENGLVRVVSPIDGTPAYKAGVQPGDYISHIDDEPVMGLTLPEAVEKMRGKVGSPIKLTVLREGEKEPINLEIVRDKIKIETVSARLEGDIAYLRVRSFSESAHPSLVKEYKLLKKENPEISGVVLDLRNNPGGLLDQAVEISNDFLNQGEIVSTRGREATNTQRYNAREGTLIEKSIPVVVLVNNGSASASEIVAGALQDHKRAIVLGTETFGKGSVHTVIPLPGYGAMRLTTARYYTPSGRSIQAEGIVPDIYVEPAKVEPIKQANLRLEGDLRGHLDKGDTATNAKDNGKQSPLRRSLEDNPIEDYQLSRALDLLRGLSLVQIER from the coding sequence ATGCATACCTCAACCCGCACATCTTCGAAGTTTTATCATAAAATGGTTCGTCGCACCGCTTGCGGCGTGATGATTGCTTTTATGGCCGCTGCTACGCCGGCATGCGCCCAAACCACCCCCAAAGAAACTAAACTAACCGAAGAGCAAGAGCGGCAAAATACATATAAAATGCTCAATCTGTTCGGCGATGTGTTCGACCGTGTGCGTAAAGATTATGTGGTAGAAGTATCCGATGAAGATATGGTAAAGGCTGCTATCAACGGCATGCTTACCGACCTCGATCCGCATTCCAGCTATTTGAGCGAAAAAGACTTCAAAGAAATGCAGGTGCAAACCAAAGGTGAATTTGGTGGGTTGGGCATAGAAGTCACCATGGAAAACGGTTTAGTCCGTGTGGTATCCCCTATTGACGGCACCCCCGCTTATAAAGCTGGTGTGCAACCGGGAGATTACATCAGCCACATCGATGATGAGCCGGTTATGGGGCTTACATTACCCGAAGCGGTAGAAAAAATGCGTGGCAAAGTTGGCAGCCCCATCAAGCTTACCGTATTACGTGAAGGCGAAAAAGAGCCGATAAATTTAGAGATCGTACGCGACAAAATCAAAATCGAAACCGTATCAGCCCGCTTAGAAGGCGATATCGCCTATTTACGTGTGCGCTCATTTTCCGAGTCTGCACACCCTTCGCTGGTAAAAGAATATAAGCTTTTGAAAAAAGAAAACCCTGAAATTAGTGGAGTAGTACTGGATTTGCGTAACAATCCCGGCGGCTTGCTTGATCAGGCTGTAGAAATTTCCAACGACTTTTTAAATCAAGGCGAAATCGTGTCTACCCGTGGACGCGAAGCCACCAATACCCAGCGTTACAACGCACGCGAAGGAACGCTGATAGAAAAATCTATTCCTGTAGTGGTGCTTGTGAATAATGGCTCAGCTTCGGCCTCTGAAATTGTGGCCGGTGCATTGCAAGATCACAAACGCGCCATTGTGCTTGGCACAGAAACCTTCGGTAAAGGCTCGGTGCATACTGTGATTCCCTTACCGGGCTACGGCGCAATGCGCTTAACCACCGCCCGCTACTACACCCCCTCTGGCCGCTCCATTCAGGCCGAAGGTATTGTGCCGGACATCTATGTGGAACCCGCTAAAGTGGAGCCGATTAAGCAAGCCAATTTGCGGCTTGAAGGTGATTTGCGCGGGCATTTAGATAAGGGCGACACCGCAACAAACGCCAAAGACAATGGCAAGCAATCCCCTCTGCGCCGCTCTTTAGAAGACAATCCCATTGAAGATTATCAACTCTCGCGTGCGTTGGATTTGCTCCGTGGATTATCATTGGTTCAAATTGAGCGTTAA
- the yidC gene encoding membrane protein insertase YidC, which translates to MRHTTPPNPSDMRNMIITALLCTGLLFVWQVLYVKPSEEARMAVLKEQAQRQQEVVQTPQGDVILPTNMQAGQTNVAELATEDMSNYSREEMLAATPRITINSPALHGSINLRGLRFDDLTLVRHRVSVEEDSPEVVLLTPSQHASRYFAQGGWLPAVRGSDVKLPDEKSLWSADDSQLTPKNPVTLQWDNGQGVTFLVHITLDKDYLFSMRQEVINNSGKSIDIMPYGLINRSEPSASDRFGAILHSGPIGVFNGELTEVSYDDLRGDEQKQGFSDTHGWLGMADKYWLTAFQHVPPRGRARTQVDFLAKPITINSGAKAQYSLNLFAGAKELDVLEKYREQLNLPLFDRALDFGVLYFLTKPTFMALDYFYGLIGNFGLAIMLFVVMLKIVLFPLSNKSYRSMAQMRILQPKIDAARKRFGDDRMQMQKEVMAIWQREKVNPVSGCLPMLIQIPIFFALYKVLLVTIEMRHAPFYGWIADLSAPDPTNIFTLFGLFEWNPPSLMHIGLWPIIMAATMVLQQKFNPKPTDPMQAKVIGWLPYIFLVMFASFPAGLLIYWAWNNTLSIVQQMYIMRSFEKHKKRKEALLGAEFNDEDSRS; encoded by the coding sequence GTGGTGCAAACTCCGCAGGGCGACGTTATTTTGCCAACAAATATGCAAGCTGGCCAAACCAACGTGGCGGAACTTGCTACAGAAGACATGTCGAATTATAGCCGCGAAGAAATGCTTGCCGCAACTCCGCGCATAACCATTAATTCGCCGGCGCTACATGGTTCAATTAATCTACGCGGGCTGCGTTTTGATGACTTAACCTTGGTGCGCCACCGTGTGAGCGTGGAAGAAGATAGCCCAGAGGTGGTGCTGCTTACACCATCGCAACATGCAAGCCGCTATTTTGCTCAGGGTGGTTGGCTTCCGGCTGTGCGTGGCAGTGATGTCAAATTGCCTGATGAAAAATCGCTTTGGAGCGCAGACGATAGTCAGTTAACCCCTAAGAATCCGGTTACATTGCAGTGGGATAATGGACAAGGAGTGACGTTCCTTGTACATATTACGCTGGATAAAGACTATTTGTTCTCTATGCGTCAGGAGGTTATCAATAATAGCGGCAAGAGCATTGATATTATGCCTTATGGGCTGATAAACCGTTCCGAACCCTCTGCCTCAGATCGCTTTGGCGCCATTTTACATAGCGGCCCTATAGGGGTGTTTAATGGCGAATTGACAGAAGTTTCATATGACGACTTGCGCGGCGATGAGCAAAAACAAGGCTTCAGCGATACCCATGGCTGGCTTGGCATGGCTGATAAATATTGGCTTACGGCATTTCAACATGTTCCCCCCCGGGGCAGGGCTCGTACTCAAGTGGATTTTCTGGCCAAGCCCATAACCATTAATAGCGGTGCGAAAGCACAATATAGCCTCAATTTATTTGCCGGAGCCAAAGAGCTGGATGTACTGGAGAAGTACCGCGAGCAACTAAATTTACCGCTCTTTGACCGCGCATTGGATTTTGGTGTGTTGTATTTCCTTACAAAACCAACATTCATGGCGCTGGATTATTTTTATGGTTTGATAGGAAATTTCGGCCTCGCCATCATGTTGTTTGTGGTGATGCTGAAGATTGTTTTATTCCCATTATCAAATAAGTCCTACCGCTCCATGGCACAAATGCGGATTTTACAGCCAAAAATTGATGCAGCGCGTAAGAGATTTGGCGATGACCGTATGCAGATGCAAAAAGAAGTAATGGCGATTTGGCAGCGCGAAAAGGTAAATCCTGTATCAGGATGCTTGCCGATGCTGATTCAGATCCCTATTTTCTTTGCGCTTTACAAAGTGCTGCTGGTAACAATTGAAATGCGCCATGCACCATTTTATGGCTGGATCGCGGATTTATCAGCGCCAGATCCAACCAATATATTCACCTTGTTTGGTCTGTTTGAATGGAATCCGCCAAGCCTGATGCATATTGGCCTATGGCCTATTATTATGGCGGCGACCATGGTACTGCAACAAAAATTCAACCCTAAACCCACCGACCCTATGCAAGCGAAAGTGATTGGCTGGTTGCCATATATATTTCTGGTGATGTTTGCCAGCTTCCCCGCTGGATTGCTTATCTATTGGGCATGGAACAATACCCTTTCGATTGTGCAGCAAATGTATATTATGCGCAGTTTCGAGAAGCATAAGAAACGCAAAGAAGCACTTTTGGGCGCAGAATTCAATGATGAAGACTCGCGGTCATGA
- a CDS encoding peptidoglycan DD-metalloendopeptidase family protein yields MPEHCRLLATALLTAMLAAPVFAQQIDKVESDLASTIQALESAAKQQEKLEARNTKLRKELTTLQNDLVSITSKIQRQEKLLSELETNLQNLQNEERDKADKLLLRRREQAHLIQTILKLSTVPPEMVVAMPGNFENTLRTAKVLGLTTKTLTQEAEQISRELGEIHALQDQIKQNHYRISSQKTTLEKNESVMAAKLDARETIQNTLLSRYAQQEQQVQKLSKASETLKELMSQLEDRHLQAQQKAAKLAMVPSNKPSLAVNEFPPKQDNAETAQKFTQAKGRISLPAEGKIFTSYGDATKDGDASRGISLRTREGAKVTAPYAGEIVYTGTFLDYGNMVIIRHEGGYHSLLAGMDVVRAKFGQQVIKNEPIGEMGRNNEKTALYMEIRKDNRPIDPMPWLEAQQYATN; encoded by the coding sequence ATGCCTGAACATTGCCGATTACTGGCAACAGCACTTTTAACGGCTATGTTAGCTGCCCCAGTATTTGCGCAGCAAATAGATAAAGTCGAATCCGACCTTGCATCCACCATTCAGGCGCTTGAGTCCGCAGCCAAGCAACAAGAGAAGCTTGAAGCACGTAATACTAAGCTACGCAAAGAACTTACGACATTACAAAATGATCTGGTATCCATTACCAGCAAAATACAACGTCAGGAAAAGTTGCTTTCAGAACTGGAAACTAACTTACAGAACCTGCAAAACGAAGAACGTGATAAAGCCGACAAACTACTTTTGCGCCGCCGGGAACAAGCGCATCTGATACAAACCATTTTAAAACTAAGTACCGTACCACCCGAAATGGTGGTGGCCATGCCCGGCAATTTTGAAAACACCTTGCGCACGGCCAAAGTATTGGGTCTCACCACAAAAACTCTGACGCAAGAGGCGGAGCAAATCAGCCGTGAGCTGGGTGAAATTCATGCGCTACAGGATCAGATAAAACAAAATCACTACAGAATTTCCAGCCAAAAAACTACTCTGGAAAAAAATGAATCGGTTATGGCAGCAAAACTTGATGCACGCGAAACAATACAAAATACCCTCCTTTCGCGTTATGCTCAGCAAGAACAACAGGTGCAAAAACTCTCCAAGGCATCTGAAACCCTGAAAGAGCTTATGTCCCAGCTGGAAGATCGCCACCTACAGGCACAGCAAAAGGCGGCAAAACTGGCCATGGTTCCCTCTAACAAGCCGTCTTTGGCGGTCAATGAGTTTCCTCCGAAGCAAGACAATGCTGAAACTGCTCAAAAATTCACGCAGGCGAAAGGTAGAATTTCATTGCCTGCAGAAGGAAAAATATTTACTTCTTATGGAGATGCTACAAAAGATGGCGATGCAAGCCGTGGTATATCGCTACGCACCCGCGAAGGCGCAAAAGTAACGGCACCTTACGCTGGCGAAATCGTCTATACGGGGACATTTCTTGACTATGGAAATATGGTGATTATACGCCATGAAGGGGGCTATCACAGCCTGCTTGCCGGCATGGACGTTGTCAGAGCAAAGTTCGGCCAGCAAGTCATCAAAAATGAACCAATTGGAGAAATGGGTCGCAACAACGAAAAAACCGCGCTATATATGGAGATTCGCAAAGACAATCGTCCTATAGATCCGATGCCATGGCTGGAAGCTCAGCAATACGCAACTAACTAA
- the argB gene encoding acetylglutamate kinase: MKTKPLTTPETLLHTAATLSEALPYMRRFAGETFVIKYGGHAMGDQALAEKFARDVVLLKQVGIHPVVVHGGGPQIGQMLERLKIKSEFVDGLRVTDKATVEVVEMVLAGSINKQVVSLISNAGGKALGVSGKDGQLLTAKRLQRQKAHGDSHIEQVLDLGFVGEPHRVNPNLIQELVASDYIPVIAPIGFGEDGETYNINADTAAGAIAGALHASKLLMLTDVAGVLNAQGELVSELSVSEAHGLIADGTISGGMIPKIETCIDALNRNAGKAHILNGKVPHVLLVEIFTDYGAGTMVLHD; this comes from the coding sequence ATGAAAACCAAGCCCCTGACTACTCCAGAAACGTTGTTGCACACCGCTGCTACGCTATCAGAAGCGCTGCCTTATATGCGCCGGTTTGCAGGAGAAACCTTTGTCATAAAATATGGCGGCCATGCTATGGGCGATCAGGCGCTTGCCGAAAAATTTGCGCGGGACGTGGTGTTGCTCAAACAGGTGGGTATTCATCCGGTGGTGGTGCATGGCGGTGGCCCGCAGATTGGGCAAATGCTGGAACGACTGAAAATTAAAAGTGAATTTGTGGACGGGTTGCGTGTCACCGATAAAGCTACGGTGGAAGTAGTGGAAATGGTGTTGGCCGGATCTATCAATAAGCAGGTTGTGTCGCTGATTAGCAATGCAGGCGGCAAAGCGTTGGGTGTCTCGGGAAAAGATGGGCAATTACTGACGGCTAAGCGATTGCAACGGCAAAAGGCGCATGGAGATTCGCATATTGAGCAAGTGCTTGATTTAGGGTTTGTCGGTGAGCCGCATCGTGTGAACCCCAACCTGATTCAAGAACTGGTAGCATCAGACTACATCCCGGTTATTGCTCCGATTGGCTTTGGCGAAGATGGTGAAACATATAATATCAATGCCGACACTGCAGCAGGCGCCATCGCTGGTGCGCTTCATGCCAGCAAATTGCTGATGCTTACTGATGTAGCAGGGGTACTCAACGCACAAGGAGAGCTGGTAAGCGAATTAAGTGTTAGTGAGGCGCATGGACTGATTGCGGATGGCACGATAAGCGGTGGCATGATTCCAAAAATTGAAACCTGTATCGACGCGCTGAATCGCAATGCAGGAAAAGCACATATATTAAATGGTAAAGTGCCGCATGTGTTGCTGGTAGAAATATTTACCGATTATGGCGCGGGTACCATGGTGTTGCACGATTGA
- a CDS encoding RNA pyrophosphohydrolase — protein sequence MTAQDLPDINSLPYRPCVGIMLLNKRNQVFVAKRIDTRAEAWQMPQGGIDEGETAEHAAMREMYEEIGTRNATIIATSTKNYHYDLPVDLVPNLWGGKFRGQTQQWFVLRFNGTDDDINIVTENPEFSEWKWVDMKQLPDLIVPFKRQLYQQLVEKFGYLAA from the coding sequence ATGACTGCACAGGACTTACCCGACATTAACAGCCTCCCCTATCGCCCATGCGTGGGCATCATGCTGCTCAATAAACGCAATCAGGTGTTTGTTGCCAAACGCATAGACACCCGCGCTGAGGCATGGCAAATGCCACAAGGGGGCATCGATGAAGGCGAAACCGCAGAACACGCCGCTATGCGTGAAATGTATGAGGAAATTGGTACGCGTAACGCAACCATTATTGCCACCAGCACAAAAAACTATCATTACGATCTGCCCGTAGACTTAGTACCAAATTTATGGGGTGGAAAGTTTCGTGGCCAAACACAGCAATGGTTTGTGTTGCGCTTCAACGGCACTGATGACGACATCAACATCGTCACAGAAAACCCGGAATTCAGTGAATGGAAATGGGTGGATATGAAGCAGCTGCCTGATCTTATTGTACCGTTTAAACGTCAGCTGTATCAGCAGCTAGTAGAAAAATTCGGCTATCTCGCCGCTTAG